A stretch of Elstera cyanobacteriorum DNA encodes these proteins:
- a CDS encoding response regulator transcription factor, with product MSARLLCIEDDPDTRALLVEELEDAGYDVRAAADGADGLTEALSFRPDLILCDVMLPRLSGFDLLEKYGALVPNVPPFIFLTALTDRDNVLRGRRLGADDYVTKPIDFDILLEIVKRRLSRAAPAAPASGSHDLTDREIETLTWVARGKSSSEIAEMLGISERTVNFHVENVMRKLDVVSRVQAAVVAVQSGWIRP from the coding sequence ATGAGCGCGCGTCTCTTGTGCATTGAAGATGATCCCGACACCCGGGCCTTGCTGGTCGAAGAACTAGAAGATGCAGGCTACGATGTGCGCGCTGCCGCCGATGGCGCCGATGGGCTGACCGAGGCGCTGTCGTTCCGTCCGGACCTCATTCTCTGCGATGTTATGCTGCCGCGCCTGTCGGGCTTTGACCTCTTGGAAAAATACGGCGCGCTGGTTCCGAACGTGCCGCCCTTCATCTTCCTGACCGCCCTGACCGACCGCGACAATGTGCTGCGCGGGCGGCGCCTCGGGGCCGATGATTACGTAACGAAGCCAATTGATTTCGATATTCTGCTGGAAATCGTCAAACGCCGCCTAAGCCGCGCCGCGCCTGCCGCCCCAGCCTCGGGCAGTCACGATCTGACCGACCGCGAGATCGAAACCTTGACTTGGGTGGCACGCGGCAAATCCTCCTCCGAAATCGCCGAAATGCTAGGGATTTCGGAGCGGACGGTGAATTTCCACGTCGAAAACGTGATGCGTAAGCTCGATGTGGTTAGCCGCGTTCAGGCCGCTGTGGTCGCCGTGCAATCGGGCTGGATCCGGCCGTAA